Part of the Tenacibaculum sp. SZ-18 genome, TTCTTTCTCTGTAGAGGATAAATTAATGGTAATATTAGGCTGATCCTCCCAGCTAGATATACTTTCACGAAGCAACATAACTTTTAACTGTCCAGTTCCTTTTGCTAAGAACGAAAGTGAGTTATAATCCGAAACATCTACTTGTTCAAATTTTGGAGTTAATGACCTATAAATAGAAACATCTTGATCAGCAATAAAATTAGCTGTAATATTCCTTTCCACACCTAAATCGTCAGCTCCAAAATCTTCTGTATTTTGAGTAACTGTAAAATTGCTTAAAAACGGTTCAGAACTGTAATCAATTCCCCATGTTCCGTCCGATAAAAATAAATCATCAGGAGTTGCATCGAACTCATTAGAGATTCTGAATCCAAAATCATATAAATTTTGTGTATCTAACATTACATTATTTAGAGTTCCTTCTAAATCAATGTTTAACTGGATATTTTCTGCGGTTGATGTTTCAGTTCCTCTTTTATTTCCGTCAATTGAGATGGTTGTCGCTCCTATAGTACTTACAATTTCTAAATCAATCTTACCACTATAGTAATTTGCTTTTCGAACAAATACAGGTGGTGCTTCGGAGCTTATGTAAGATGATATACTTTTTTGAATGCTTAATAAACGTAAAACCTCCTGCGATAGATTATACAAATCATCAATATTACTAGCCCATATCTGGAAATTATAAAATCCTTTATTTGAATATTTGTCTAAATTCCAATGTGATTCAACAATATAAGATGTATTATCTTCTGATTCAGCTACGGAAAAGCTTGCCACGTATTCAATACCTCCATCTGGTCTTTTAACAATTGATTTTATAAATACCTCGTCATTGATTTCCATGTTAGAAACAGACAATAATTCTGAACCTGTAAAACGGTCACAGATATGTTTTGTATGTTCGTAAACTGAATTTTCGGTTTTTAAAACCAAAATTGTTCCTAAACCTTCATTGTTTGGTGTAATATAATCTACAGATAAAACTTCTACTGCATTTGTAATATCCGCTAAATCTTCGGGTGAACTTTCAATAACACTTGTACCTTGTAAAATATCCATTGGGATAAAATCCCATAAGGTTATATTACTTATTTTTTTACCATATGTTGGTCGCTTAAATACTCTTTTTGCAGCGGCTCTATCAAATTTATAATTTGATTTGAGTCTATTTAAATTTCTTTGATTGATTTGATGTGACAATCTATTATTACTCTCAAGTCCACCATTGTTACCTGATGTGATTGGTGTTATTTCTGGACATGATGCAACTCCTGAACAAGCCGGGTCATCACAATCCACTAAACCATCTCCGTCGTCATCAACTCCATTAGTACAATCTTCTTGTGGTACTGGAGCAGTTGGACACCTTGCTCCATCGTTTTGTGAACTTGCTGGACCAAAAGCAAAAAGATTAGATACCATATCGGCACTACTATTAACATTTTGAACTCCATAAACAACATATACTGTACCTGTTTGATTAGCAGATATATAAAAATTTCCATCTACATCGAAATATACTGCACCGTAAGTGTAATTTAATCCTGAAAGAATCGGAATTTCGCCTAAATCTTCCACATTTCCTGTATTTGGATTAATTTTATATAATTTATTAGAATATTTTTCTACTGTATACAACATATTGTCAGCGGCATTAAATGCCCAATCATGATTTGTAATCGCTTGGGAAAGGGTCATTGTACCAATATTTGTTAAATATGTTGGTGATGAAGGATCTAAATCAATTTTATATAATCCCGAACTTCCATTTTTTAAGTAATATATACCATTATGATTTACATCTCCTACATAGGAGTATGGTGCATTATTGATTGTGTATTTGGTAACCTCATAATTATTACCAATTCTGACGATTGTATTGGAAGGACTTTTCAACGAACCCCAAATGTATCCGTCGGCAGGATTATATCCAACACCATTAATAACTGAAGGGTCTATATCTATACCATCAAGTGTGGCTATACCAGATGCCAAGTTTTGTGCATAAACATCATTACTTTGAAATAAATAAGCTTCTGTAACACAATTAAAAGGTTCACTAGCTTGTGCCAATACCTCAGTACTAACTAAAAAAATAAAGGTGAGACAAAAAAAGTATTTTAACTGCAGATAATTTTTTTTCATAAGACTGTATTGTTTTTTATTAGGCTTCTTTTAAAATACGATTTATTATTTCTAGATAGTGAATACTACACATCTTCAGTATATTTACTGTAGACTAGAAACCAATTTCATATGATAAAAAATTGTAAAAAAAAAAGGCATCTCAATGAGATGCCTTTTTTACCACTAAACTATACTTTAGTTAGTCTTTATCATTATCTTTTTCCTTTTTAGAAGTTTTATTCCAAATTTTAATTTCATCCTCCAAAGTAATTCCAGACTTCACCTCAATATTGACTCCATCAGAAATACCTAACTGTAATTCTTTCTTTTCAAATGAATCTTCTCCTGTTTTGATTTCTACATATGGCTTTTCAGATTTCTTGTCAAAACGTAATAACGCTTCCTTAATGGCCAAAACACTATCTTTTTGCTCTAGAACAATATCTGCATTTGCAGAGTAACCCGCCCTAATGAAATAATTAGCATCTAAAGCTACATCCGCTTTAATTTTAAACTGAACCGCCCCACCTTCTTCTGTTCCTTTTGGTGCAATAAAGTTTAACTGAGCAGGAAATTTTTTATCTTCAATTGCTCCTAAAGAAACTTGCAATTCAGTTCCCTTTACTAATTTACCAACCTCAGATTCATCTACTTTTCCTTCGAAAATCATTTTTTTCATATCAGCAATCGTAGCAATTGTTGTACCTGCGTTAAAGCTATTACTTTGAATAACCTGATAACCTTTCTTTAC contains:
- a CDS encoding T9SS type A sorting domain-containing protein, with protein sequence MKKNYLQLKYFFCLTFIFLVSTEVLAQASEPFNCVTEAYLFQSNDVYAQNLASGIATLDGIDIDPSVINGVGYNPADGYIWGSLKSPSNTIVRIGNNYEVTKYTINNAPYSYVGDVNHNGIYYLKNGSSGLYKIDLDPSSPTYLTNIGTMTLSQAITNHDWAFNAADNMLYTVEKYSNKLYKINPNTGNVEDLGEIPILSGLNYTYGAVYFDVDGNFYISANQTGTVYVVYGVQNVNSSADMVSNLFAFGPASSQNDGARCPTAPVPQEDCTNGVDDDGDGLVDCDDPACSGVASCPEITPITSGNNGGLESNNRLSHQINQRNLNRLKSNYKFDRAAAKRVFKRPTYGKKISNITLWDFIPMDILQGTSVIESSPEDLADITNAVEVLSVDYITPNNEGLGTILVLKTENSVYEHTKHICDRFTGSELLSVSNMEINDEVFIKSIVKRPDGGIEYVASFSVAESEDNTSYIVESHWNLDKYSNKGFYNFQIWASNIDDLYNLSQEVLRLLSIQKSISSYISSEAPPVFVRKANYYSGKIDLEIVSTIGATTISIDGNKRGTETSTAENIQLNIDLEGTLNNVMLDTQNLYDFGFRISNEFDATPDDLFLSDGTWGIDYSSEPFLSNFTVTQNTEDFGADDLGVERNITANFIADQDVSIYRSLTPKFEQVDVSDYNSLSFLAKGTGQLKVMLLRESISSWEDQPNITINLSSTEKEHIILLSDLISSAKQVNNGFNDIKTLFFTLLSDGGLTENKTLEIGNVKFSKSASASVDDIVTKNNVKVMPNPVGEVTKLVFSSDMNSKLKFEVYNIFGKQVHKETYNANAGNNTLVFKRNNLAVGLYFFKIYSGTKTWSGKLILK